The Rissa tridactyla isolate bRisTri1 chromosome 1, bRisTri1.patW.cur.20221130, whole genome shotgun sequence DNA segment CATAGAAAAGCTTTACGCAGTCCCTCGTTTGCTGCAGGCTAGGCAGGGTTCAGAGATCCAGATCCTCCTCCGTTATTCCAACTACTGCATTTGGTTGCTTTTcgtctccctcctttcccccttaAATTTTGTCATAAAACCCTAACATCTTGTCCTCGAGTGTGTATATTCACAGCGCTGGCAGGCTGCTGTTCTCCCTGGGCGGCTCTTCCCTAGGAGGGTGCTCAGGTTTGATAATCTCCTGCCGCTTAATTGACTCAGGTAATAAGCTGCTGTTCTAACGCATCAGGGCTGGGACCTTATCGCACACACACCCGTCCCCACATCTTCCCCTGTGGGAgctgcagccctccctccccttggGCACCTGCAGGGGCCCCCTCCCCatctatttcttcttcccctcctgaCAGACAATAGGAGAACAGGTTCCTCGGGTTTGCAATTCACCGGGAAGATCAGAAAGCCTGATCTACCCAACTTCCCACCCCATGCTGGCTTGCTGGGGctgagaagggagagaggaagagccCGGGCTCCCACCTCACCTCTGTGACATGAGGCACAGCTTGcgcagggggagaaaaaggggtcggtgcctcagtttcctcaggCACCGAGGGAAGAGAGaacaaaggaaaatgcttctcCCCTTCCAACTGCCTGCTGGGCAAAGCTGAGCCCGAGCGGAAAGCGGGTGCTGGCTGTAGCtccagctggggtgggggaatGGGGGGAAGAGCAGTCCAGGCTGCCCCGGCACCTCCATTTAGGAACAGGCTCCATCACAAGGCTGACTCAAACACCTCTGTCTGAGGGagggcagcccagcccctgcGTGTCTTCTGCTAAACTAGTAAATGTTAGATTAAGTGCTGGCAGATGACTCCATTTCCCTTTCCTGGTCCTAATCTCTGCAATTAAGGATGGTGATTATTTTGGTTTCTGAACTTTATACACAACATGAACCAAAGCAGTCTCCTGGGCTTTGGGAATGAGGGTGCAGTAAGATGGGGATGTGGTCAGTGACATGAAAGCCAGCAGCACTCCCCGCTGCTGCAGGGAATGACTCCCACCCTTCTGTTAcgtattgaaattaaaaaataataaaaaaaccccaccagaaacCGCATAATTACTGGTGCTTTGTGGGTGCCAGGAGGttgccatcctcctctccctcaCACCGTGCCAAGCACCTGCCCCCGGTGTCACcctggctggagagctgcagagctCCCGCTTTTCTGCCGTACGCCTCCCGCTGCCATCTCTCCAGGCAGAAACCCAGAGGCGCTGGTGATCAAAAGCCCTGGCGCTAGGACAGGGCTCAAGAGAGCAAAGCAAATGCCAGGTACAGGCAGGGCCCGCTGCTTAATTGAAGCCTTCCTTCTGCGCGCAGGGGAGCGTGCTGGCACATGCTGCGGGAGGGATATTGCTTTGTCTGATCGCTTTGAAGActggggggcggagggagaggagaagaggccAGTTAAGTGTGTTTATGTTTGAGAGGAACAAAGGAGAGCGGAGGAGAGGCCGGGGGTGCCTGCGCCAGAGATGTGTCAGAGATCACTTGTTCCTCCTGGGCCAGAACACCAGCCTGGGACCACCAGCGGAGGAGGAAGCGGTACGCAGGGAGCTGTGTTtaaagcagggagaggagagacagaggcagagaaaaaagacTCCCAAGAGGCTTAGGATGGTGATAAATGTGACACAGGTTAGACACCGGGCTCCCAACCAGCAGGGTGCACAAATACACCCCAGCAGATAGCGCTGCAGGCATGTACCTTGGCTGGGTCCTGGTTTTGCTTGGGGGAGGCTGAGTTAGGGAGCCCCAGAGTACACAAAGTTGAATCAAGTCAAAGAGAAGGAGgccgccagcagcaccccagctctgccacccgtTATGGCAAATGAAGCACGTGTCCCCCCATCTGCAACACTGTTGGGAGGAACTGCCttcctgggggggggtcccacacaGCCCAGAGGCCGAGCACTGCGCCCTGGCAAGTGGCACCCGCCAGCACGGGGGATGCATTTAGGGGGATCTCTTTCAGTGTcatccaccaccaccaaaaacccgaagtgcttttctgtttgttattCAATGCCATGCTAACGGTGATGGGAACAGCACCTGCACAAGCCCCTGAGCACACAGCGAACAGTCGGTTCCTGGCAAGAGAGGAAACGCTCGCTCGTGCTCCCTGTGGCTGCACAGCACCGGTCCCTGCAGCAAGCCCTGtgagcagagagaggaggaaggtgccATTGAAGCCACCACCAGAGACAATACCTTCTTGTTCCCAGAGGCGGTAGCTCTGTTTCAGCAGGTCCAATCAGTAAGTTAAAATGTCTTGTTGTCGAGCAGAGAGTAAGATAAATGCAGTGAACTGTGTGTTCTCACTAAAAAGAAGCCCGCATCCAAGGACTGGTTTTATCGCACTGGCTGAAGGCAGACTTAATGCAGACACCCGGTGCAAGCCCTGAGGACAGCAAACCTCCTGCTGCTGGTCACCATACAGATGACTGCAGAATCGGCTGCAGCTATGCAAGCAACAGCTGAGTGCCTGCAGTTGGACAGAGGTGTGAAACAGCTCCAGGGGTGTGGGGTAGATGCAGATCTCCTACCTGCGGTTtcctaccaaaaaagaaaaagaagaaaaaagaccctAGCAATCATTCACCaaagctttttcagttttttagggaagggagggaagcacATCGTACATTAGCAGATATTTCTGAGTTCTCGGTAACCTTCTATGAAAGCAGAGATGGTCCAATAACCACACCATCTCTTTCGTGTTGCCAAAATGCTTCTGCAGATCCACCTGTACTCCAGCACAGGAATTTTAATACTGCGTGCCTACCCTACCTACCAATTTTTAAAACATAGTTTTTCAAATGCAGGTTTAAAAAAGCTAGTTGACAGCcctatttggagaaaaaaagacaagcttgAATTAGAAAAACATCCAGGTTTAAAGAAAGAACTGGGAGACATCTTACATTTTTACTCTTACTTTTTTAGGTGGTTAGGAAACCATCTCCTCCATACAGCACAACATATGACCAAAAGTAGGACTAGCTTTGCAACAGGAAACCAAAACTGACAGCACTTCTTGCATTCTTGAATGCTAATGCATGAACGCTGATGATCAGAAGACTGAAAGCACACATATGAGAGCACCCCCATGGTACAGGATTTCTGCttgttgtaaaaaaaattaaatttgtcttTTAGCGGCAACTGTGTTTgagaaatgtttctttatttttaaacatgaatgtTGTAAGGGTTCCCTTGCATTCCACATCAGAGAGTCTGAAATATTTATAGACAGAAAATTCTGCATGGAACATGCACTTCTGCAGAAGATTTGAGACCAACAATTTGTCTTTCAGTCACTTGAGGCTAATTCACATTGCTCAGTGAAatgatttttgtttgaaattcagCAAGTGTGTCTCAGACCTCAAAGATGGAAATCTGGAACAATTCCACTGgagaaaacaggggaaaacaaGAAACTGTCTTTAAAGTCAGACTCCCAAGGACTCACAGCAGTGACTATTACTGCATGCGCTGCCTCTGTGCCTGCagcaaatacagtatttgaaCTTAAGAAACCGATAAGCACAAAGTGATTAAGACAGTAAAATGCCATTGTGCGTCCTGAGATCAACAGGTTTCGGCTGAGAACCTAAACTTAAAGGGATGTTTCATCAAAAGGCACTCGAGTCCATCAATCACTATCTGCTCCTTCTACACGAGTCCCTGGCAGGGGGCCACTCTTgctttgaggttttattttcctccgGCCGCCCTCTTGTGTCTGCACACGGGCTTACAGGCAAGCTCCATCCCCTACCCAGTAAGGTGGACCCAGCAGGCCCCGAGAAGACACACTCTTGTCGTAACCAAGTTGAGAAAACAGCACTGCGTTGCCCTTCTCTTGTATCCTGCAAGAAATGCcctctgcacatttttttttgcaagatcCATCAGCTGAAGTCACAAAAGGTGGCGGGTTTCAAGCTCATATATGTTCTTAAAAGTAAACAACAGACATTTTAGCCACAGAATAAACATGACACAGACACACTGCAGTGTTCATCTTCCCATTTTATTTGTAGTCCCCCAAATGATCCTGCAGGGATGGTCAGCTTCCCCTCCAGTCTCGGTTAACgaatggaaaagaaacatcagGAGTCGCATCTTACTGGGCCTGACCCTGCAATTGCACTCACTCAAATCAGAGCTGCAGGATACAGGGAGCAGTATTACCCAATCCAACTTTTACACGCTTAGGACTTTGCAACATGTTGGATTAGCAAATCTATAAGTTGTTAAGTCACAACTTTTACTGGGCAAACAAAACCTTTCAAAGCAACATTCTCAGCCCTACTAGCATTTCCACAAGACTGTGGAACACCTACTTGTACTGAGCCAAGTACACCAGGTGCTGTGTTAAATGGGAGAGGgtgggggaaaagaggaggactGTGCCTCAAGCCTAGCTAGACCCTCTCAACCCAAGCCGGAGACCACTCCCAACTCCATATTTCTTACCCAATTGCCACAAAACATGCAACAATATAGACTATGCATAAAGGTATCTCCAAACAGAGCAACCTCTCCCTGCCCAGAAGCACTATACCCTGCCTATCAGAGTACTTCTATATGCAGAAAGAGCTCCAGGCACTCAGGTGTGGAGACAGCAGGTCTGGTTCATACGCCGTCTTCGCTGATGGAGGTGGTCTTGCAGCACAGCAATTAGTGACAACTCGGGCAAGTCCGAAGTCCTGCCTGTAGAATCATCAGGCAAAGGGGGGGAGGGACTGCATATAAAACCCAAGACTTACTTATTTCTTTGCCCTTTCCTCACAAGAAAAGAACACCATATAacaaggaggagggagggggcatTAATTATACTGAGGAGTGGTTAAAAATATGAGTATTCGCAACTGTTGTTTTTCCAGAACAGGGATGTGATATCTGAGCATCCTACAGAGTCCAAGAGGTGCGGGAAGATGGTGGTTCTAGTCAGTTTTGTGTAAGGCCTGGAGATGTCGCTGTGCTTCTGTTGCTTTGCCAGTTCCTAGCCTTTTATAACAGCAATAGGTCTCAGTTTAATGGCTTTCTTGCTGATGCCAGCTGCGTGGCAGGTGTTAACCACATCTGTCACGTTCTTATAAGACTCTGGTGCCTGGAgggggaagacagaaaaaaaaagacaaaactataAACAACCTGAAGTCACAGGAAGTTAGATGTAGGCTTTTGATACCCCCTCTTCTCTTTGCAAAATAGAATCATATGAATTGAGGGTGTAGAAGTAGGTGAACATACTGAGAATGTGGCCACTGTACATATCTAAGAAATCTATGAGACACTTAGATTTCCAACTAAGCTTTCACAATATTTCAGCTAAAATACTAGCTATTGTGGTTCAGTTTTCCTTCTATTTCCAGATAATCCAGACCACCAGCATGTGAAAATGTCAAGCCTCAATATCTGGGAAGAAGTGACTCCAACTTCTTCCCTACAGATAGCCTTTAAGATTTATCTTCACTGCCCCTTAGTGACAGGAATCAGGGTTGAACTCTAGAGCTTCCCCTTCCTTCTGACAAAGAAGCTGCTCTTAAATAGAGATTTTAATGTGATCAACATGTTTGTACAACACCAACGCCTGTAACAGCATAGTTCCAAATGATTAACACACTTCTACAAGTGAGGTGGCGAACAGAAAAAGACATTCTATCATGTTAATGCAGAGGAACTGAAAGTCATAATATTCTAAGTTTTCTAGACATACAGAGTTTTCTTCTTGAGCAAATACAGGAATTCATCATAGAGAGGCAGACCTCTCATACACTGCTAATAATCTACATGACAGCTGCAGTGTAAAGTAAGTTTAGAGCGGAGAGAACATAATTTAAGAAGAGAATCCATAAAGCATAACTACTTTTGTGATGCTCACACAAAGACTTCTCAGGGTCGATAGTAATTATCCCTATTgccaggcagaagaggaaaaaacacaccCCCCAAAACGTGTCAAACAGGCATCTCCCCTTTCAGCAGCATTTTAGACAGAGGGAAGACTTCACATTATTTCCCAAAAATTTGATAGCTGTATCAAAAATTGCATAAGCTGTATATTTAGAGTACTAGTCATCACTCAGCACTGCAAAAAGTCAAGTCAGGGAGGGTCATTCAGCCAAGGACCAAGACTCCCTTTTCCCTCTCAGATATTGAAGTATTAAACTCACTTCTTCCATGACCAGTTTGGGCGAAGCAACACGGATAGCAATGCCCATGTCAGCCAGCTTGTCCAATACATCCTGGAAGTCCAAGTTACGTCGAGATTTGGCTCGAGACAGTGCACGACCCTAGAGAGCAGTTTTGTTAGTTACACTTTTTGTAGCCACTTGGAAAAACAGAACTCtttcttattaaagaaaaacactaTTACATTATAAGTAAACACAGAATGGCTGAGAGCGCAGATCACAGTAAGCCACAAAATGGGAAATGAATTTAGACTCTAAGTGATGGGCTCCTGCAAAATCACCTATCTGGTATGATGGCTAGGAAAGTTCCGTGTGTATAACATACTAGTCTGCAAGCGTCTTTTTACCCAAACCACTTGTCAGGCAGTGTTCAGGAGTCAGTTTTACTGGGAGCTATTTATCTTCCTCAATCATCCTGTCACACACTGTAAATAACAGGGGAGGAAATACTTTCTAACTACTGAAGAGTTTTATACGGAGAGCCCCAGCACAGTTAATTCCTCTCGTTAGCTCAGAGATACCAGAATTTGGTAAAAGGAGCTTTTTCTCCACATCTTCAACCTAACATTTGCCTTGCATAAAGCAGCACCCCCCAAATTTTCAGCAGTAGCAGTCGAAAGCACTCAGTAAGGGACAAAGAGGACTTTGAGCCTGCAGTCCTCCTGGGCTGGGATTACTGTGGCAACGCAACTCTCTACTTCTATGACCAAGAGATGAATCACACACTGGACGACCCTTGAACAATATTGTTCTTTGGATGACAGTCCCGTTCCAAACCCTTCCTGAAGTGACTTTTTGACTTACAGCTCCATGGCAGGTAGTTCCAAAGGTCTCAGTCATGCCTTGCTCCGTGCCAGTAAGAACATAGCTACAGGTGCCCATGGTCCCTCCAATCAAAACAGGTTGTCCAGTCAGCTGTGGATGCAAAGTATTAGTTCACAAGAAAAAGACTAAAAACCTCATTCTTAATAAAAAGTCTGAGATGAACCATAACTCCAGGAAAGGAGGTCAGGTTCACATTCCctcagagcatccctgctcaGCTCAGGTGCCCGGTATCAAGGATTCTGTAGAACTAACTTCACTGAAAGGTGCAAACCAGCAGATCAAAAAATTCGTGTCCAACAGACAGACAAGGCAAATCACTGAAGCCTGCCCTAGGTACGAAACACTTCTTTCCCTTCATGATCTTCCAACCATTGTGGGTGTGGAGCGGTAGAGGGAGCTCAGCGTCCCAAGGATCTAACACACAGACAAACAGAATATTGCCATCCCACAACAGTTCCAGTGCTGTTAGGTCAAAAATGGAACTCACAACATTTGGATCTCTGTTAAGGACCCTAAAATTGCCGGATTCATCTGTAATTCTCTTCTGACTTCCTTCTCCCACAGCTAAACTTACTTGATAATCAACAGCAATAAGAGGATGGTGAGGAGGGAAGGCCCTGGTTGATCCCTTTCTGTGCACCAGCAGAGTCCGCTCCTTTCCATCCACTACATGTTGCTCCACTTTGGCAATGTTGTGAGACACATCATAGATAACATGCATATCAAGGTCATCTGGGGTTGTGTTGAAGACTTTGGCAAAGGCCTAAGAAGAGAGCAAATCAGGATGTGAAGTACAAGAAGATAACTGCTGCGTAATGTGGAAGATTTACAATCTTTTTAGGAATTAAAAGGAACAAATTTGCTTGAAAGTGTTTCTTACTGGTAAGTCAGTGACCTAAACACTTGGCATGGCAGGTAAGAAACTTCAAATTCAGTCACAGTGGAATTGAATACAACGGTGCTGGGTGTGACAGAATTGGACTGTCTAGATTGTTTATCTGCCCATTGTCAGCTTTAATGCTGGAATCCAGTCAGGTATCAACTAGACTAATTCTTGCAACTAGACTAATTCTTGCAAGTCTTGAAAGACGGCTTCAGCACTgtaaaaacaattttcttgtaTCCCCTTTTTCCAATTCAaggcattttgaaaaacattgcTTGAGTGGCTTCTGCAAGTACAATCCAGTGATGTTGAGAGGTTTCGGATGGATTGCCATGACTGCAGCTTTGTGCAAGTCTCtccagaaaacagtttaagaagcACAAAATGAAAAGGATGTTAAATACTGCAGCTACTCTGTGTTCCGTATGTCTGGGATAAAGCAGATGTGTACCAAAATATTTACATCAGAGACAACTCTGCTCCTACCTGTCTTGTTAGAAAAGTCATAGAAGAGCGGTTGACCCATGCATAGTTTCCAGCAGCTGCCATTCCCTTCAAGTAATCCTGTCCCTCTGTGGAAGCAATCCTGGCACACGCCAGCTGGCGATCATTCACTATGATTTTGTCCCGTTTCATAGCCTTTTCCATAGCCACCAATGCATCTGGGAAATAAACACAGGAAGTCTAAGTCACTTCTTAATTCTGTTTCAATCTGTGAGATTAACATGGGTGTCTACAATTTATATTCTAAAACTGAACTAATCTGTCCCATGGTCAAACCTACCGCTTCTTctcaaacacaaaagcaaacctGCGGCAGAGCATTATCAACTGTTTGCAAACAGACAACCCCCTGTCAAGGCAACTCAGAATAGA contains these protein-coding regions:
- the RTCB gene encoding RNA-splicing ligase RtcB homolog isoform X2 gives rise to the protein MKQIGNVAALPGIVHRSIGLPDVHSGYGFAIGNMAAFDMNDPEAVVSPGGVGFDINCGVRLLRTNLDENDVQPVKEQLAQAMFDHIPVGVGSKGVIPMNAKDLEEALEMGVDWSLREGYAWAEDKEHCEEYGRMLQADPNKVSSRAKKRGLPQLGTLGAGNHYAEIQVVDDIYNEYAARKMGIDHKGQVCVMIHSGSRGLGHQVATDALVAMEKAMKRDKIIVNDRQLACARIASTEGQDYLKGMAAAGNYAWVNRSSMTFLTRQAFAKVFNTTPDDLDMHVIYDVSHNIAKVEQHVVDGKERTLLVHRKGSTRAFPPHHPLIAVDYQLTGQPVLIGGTMGTCSYVLTGTEQGMTETFGTTCHGAGRALSRAKSRRNLDFQDVLDKLADMGIAIRVASPKLVMEEAPESYKNVTDVVNTCHAAGISKKAIKLRPIAVIKG